AGACAGCAGGACTATGCCTTTCATCGCAGCACCTCATCGCAGCACCCCATCGCAGCACCCAGGGGTTCGGGCCAAGACCATGACCAAAAAAAGCGCGTCCGATCAGTCGCATTCGCGCGACGCGCTGCTAAACTTAACATCGGATCGTAAATAACATCGATCGGACCATCGATAACACCAGCACTTCCCCCAAAGCCTGGATCGGCCCTGAGAACACGCCGGCGTTTTGGTTGTTTTATCATAGTCCGCGGTCAGAATCTTTCCCGCCGACAAGACCTGCAAAAAATCATGATGTTTCGAGTACCGAAGCGCGGCCTGTGGCTGCCTGTCATCGCCGCGGCCTACCTTGCGCCCAGTCACCCGGCGCTCGCGGAACCCCATTCCGTCGTCCACATTGACGACCACCCTCAAGAAGCCGCAGCCTGGTCCGCCTGGCGTTCACTCCAAAAACACTATTCGCAAGCCGTCTCAGGTCTGCAACCCCAGGTGGTCGAGCGCGACTGGGTCTACACCCTGATCGGGCTCCCGGGCGATGGCGACGCCCAAGGCGGCTGCCAGCGACTGCGGGAGGCAGGCCATCAATGTTTCGTCACTCAAGCGAATTTCACCGGGGCCCCGGACTCTTCAGCCGCACGCCCGAACCCGGAGCCGATCGCATCGACAACCGATCAAGGCGACACGCCGCCGCCCTCCCGTCCCCAATCCCAGCAGCAAAGCCAGCCGCAACGCCAGCCGCAAAGCCCCTCCCAAATCCGGCCTCCGACAGGGGACCGCCCTGGCATCCAACTCGCGCTCTACCACCAGCGCAACATCGCCGAGCAGGGCTGGCAGTCGCTGTTGGCGCGTTTTCCGGATCTGCTGACGGACGCGCTTCCGGTCTACCGAAGTCTCCACGGCTATATCGCGCTGCAGGCCGTCGCCGGCAATGCCGCCGAGCGCGATGCGCTGTGCGCCAGCCTGCGCCAGCGCGGGGCCGAATGTCTGCCGGCTACCGTACCCCTCCCCGAGGGCCTGTCAGCCTGGCCCGACGCCGATGACCCAGCGGCAGACGAGATCGCACCAAATAATGCCCCCAACCCCGATTCGACCGCAGCAGCCAATTCGGCCACCGCTGCCGATACCCCGCCCGAAAGCCCCCAATCAGGCCTGGAAAATGCGCCGCCCGAAGGCGAACGACCAGCCGCGCAGGCGCCACCAACTCCCCCCAAGCCGCCACCGCATTTCGGACAAGGCGGACCCACCTTCGACTATGCCGCCTCCCCGCTGGGACCGGATTCCATTCTCATTTCCGTCTCCGACCGCAAACTTCTTTATCAAGCGAGAGATGGAACCGTTTACGTCTGGCCTGTCGCCGTCGGACGCCATTGGTCTTACCACGTCTTTGGCGAAACCGAGATCACCCAGAAACGCTCTCACCCCACATGGACGCCGCCGCCAGAAATGCGCAAGCGCAACCCGAAGCTCCCCCGCAGCATGGGCCCTGGACCACACAATCCACTCGGTGCCTATGCGCTCAACCTGGGCTTTCCCTACATCCGCATTCACGGCACCAATAAACCCCATAGCGTCGGGCACGCCGCATCCTCCGGTTGCTACCGCATGCACGCCGACGCGATAAAATTTCTCTTTCAATCCGTCTCAGTCGGAACCCAGGTCCGGGTCACCCCGGACCCTCTGGCCGCGCACATGCAAATGACGGCGGCTGAATAAGAACTTGGTCAACAGAGCACCTTTCGTTCAGAATCTGCATCCATGTCCTACACGTCATCAAAATCCTTGCTGCTCGTCGCGCTGGCATTCCTGTTATGCAGCCCGTCATTCGCCCAAGAGCCAGAATCCCCAGCTAACCCGTCAGCCAGCTCTAACTCAAGCACTCACCCCAGACTGGCCATGGTCAGCCCTGCCGATCCCGAGGCTCTGGCCAAACAAGCCGTTAGCGTCCGCTCCAACCCGCTGAACGATTCGATCCGCATCCTGGCCGGTCTTAAGGTCAGCGAAAGCTCCCCCCATGCCGACCTGATGGATTCCGCCGCCTGGCAAAACTACCATCAACAAATCCAGCGGACCTGGCAGCGTTACAACACCCAACAGCATGACAAGGTGGAAAGCTTCCGCGACCAGTGGTTGCCGCCTGACGTGAACCAGGGGCGCGACCTGCTTTATCCCTTTGCCGGTGCCGATTTCCTCTATGCCGATCTGTTCTTTCCGCGGGCCACCAACATTTACATGTTCGGTCTCGAGCCACTCGGGGAGATTCCCGGCCGTGAGCGACTCAACAGCACCTATTACAACGGCGTGATTCGCTCAACCGAGGATCTTCTGCGCCTGACCTTTTTCCGCACCAAGGCCATGCGCGAGGACTTTCGCCACAATGGCACCGTGCCGCTGCTGTCCTACTTCATCGTCCATCGTGGCCATACCATCAAGGACATCACTTATCTGCGCCTCGATGAGGACGGCATCCCGCATCAGGCCCCGTTGCCTGAAGCCACAGGCGCGCGTATCGCCTTTCAGGACGGGCGCAGTGGTCGCATGCGCCATGTCTGGTACTGGCGCGGCGATCTCGGCAATCAGGCTTTCGCCAATACGCCCGGCCTCAAACACTATGTCGCGGGGCTGCCGCCATCGAACCTGTACATGAAAGCCGCAAGCTATCTGTGCCATCACCGGGGCTTTGAAGACGCCTGCTCTCTGTTTCGCGACCGTGCGGTACTGAGCCTGCAGGAGGACTCCGGCATGCCGCTGCGCTATTTCCCCGAGGAGGTCTGGGATCAGACCTTTTTCGGCCAATATCGCGAGCCCATTTCCGTCTTCACCGACCAACTCTACCGCCAGGGCAACGCGTTGCGGAACGCCTTCGCCACCGCTGAGCAGGTCCATGAACTCCCCTTCCCGCTCGGCTATCACGCCTCGGCGCGCACCGATAACCTGATGCTTGCAGTGCGCAAGGATCAGATAGACCAGCAGCCAGTGCCGCCGCAACAAGCCCCGGCACCGAGCGCCGAAACCGAGCCGCCGGCTCAGCCGGCAGGGCTTCGCCAACAACTTGAAGCCGCTGGAATCGCTTACAAAACTCATTCCAGCGGAACCATCTCGCTCGTCCAATCCGTCGACAACAGCCGCACTCAGCTGACATTTATTGCCCCGGAGCCCAAGCCGGTGGGTGGGCTTGCGATGCGCGAAATCTGGTCCGTGGGCTACCTGTCAGACGACGACGAGCTGTCAGTTGACACGACCGTGCAACTCCTTAAGGAAAATGCCGCTACCGACCAAGGCGCCTGGGAGCTCGGGCAATTCCTCGGCAAGGCGGCGGGCATCTTCCGCACCCGCATTCCCGCCGATGCCAACTGGCAGACACTCGCCAATGCCTTGCAGAGTGTCTCAGCCACCGCCGACCGCAAAGAGCAGACGCTCATGGGAACCGACGAACTTTAACAACACCCACCGTTCATGCCCCGCCCACCCCGGATGAATTCATGAGTTCTAACCCGAGCGGCCCCTTAGGGACATCGCCCCGCCACATCCGCATTCGCCGAGTGCCCCGAATATTGCAATGATGTGACAGAAGGCAGATGATGAATGGCTGAGTTGTCGCGTTTCAGGGTTTCGCGCAACTCCGACCGTTTGGGCTTTCGCCGCAGCACCCACATTGAGTCACGTACATTTCCCTGCACGCTCTTCTCACACCCATGCTCAAAAAAATCCGTGTCAATCAGCTCGTCATGGGCATGCACATCCATGAGCTCTGCGGGTCCTGGATGGAACACCCGTTCTGGCGATCCAATTTTCTGCTCAGCGATGAGAAAGACCTCCATACCCTGCGCACCAGCAGCATTCAGGAGGTCTGGATCGACACTAGCAAAGGCGGTGATGTCCCGAGCGGAACCAAAGTCGTTAACGCATCAGAGAACAAGGCCAGGGTCGAGCAGCGCATCCAGCAGGCTGCAGCCAAGCCCGTAAAGCCAGAATCTACGCCGATTAGCGATGAACTGAGCCGCGCGGCAAAAATCTGCGCCCATTCCAAGGAAGCCGTCACCTCCATGTTCGAGGACGCGCGCATGGGCAAGGCCGTGGACTCAGCGCAAGCGCGGGTTCTGGTCGAGGAGATTTCCGAGTCAGTCAACCGCAACTCGGCCGCGCTTTTGAGTCTCGCCCGACTGAAAACCGCTGATGACTACACCTACATGCACTCGGTTGCCGTCTGCGCCTTGATGATGGCCCTGGGGCGGCAGTTGAATTTGAACACGGATCAACTCCGGCAAGCCGGAATGGCCGGTCTGCTGCACGATCTCGGCAAGGCGAAAATGCCGTCCGAAGTTCTCAACAAACCCGGCAAGCTGACCGACGAAGAATTCGCCATCATGAAACGCCACCCGGCTGAAGGCCATCGCATGCTGCTCAAGGTGGCCAAATCAATCGGAGCGGTCACCCTGGATGTCTGTCTGCATCATCATGAAAAAACCAACGGCTCTGGTTACCCGGAGCGCTTAAACGACTCCAAGATCAGTTTGTTCGCCAAAATGGGCGCAGTCTGCGACGTCTACGATGCCATCACCTCCAACCGGCCCTACAAAGAGGGCTGGGACCCGGCAGAATCCCTGCGCAAAATGGCGGAATGGGCCGATGGTCATTTCGATCAGCGCATCTTCCAGGCATTCGTCAAAAGCTTAGGGATATATCCGGTGGGTTCCCTGGTCAGGCTCGAATCCGGCAAGCTCGCCGTGGTCTTGGAGCAGTCGCGCGGGTCCCTGCTCAAGCCCAAGGTCAAGGCGTTCTACTCCACCCGCTCCCGTGCCCGCATTGCACCCAAAGTCATCGACCTCTCCGGGGCAGGCGCCACCGAATCCATCGCCGGACGCGAAGACCCGGCCGAGTGGGACTTCTCGGACTTGAACGAGTTATGGTCCGGCATGCAAGGCGCTCCCGCCTGAAAGACCAAAGCTAACTGTTCAGCCGAGCAATCCATCCTTACCAAATCGAACGGATGTCATCCATGAGTTGATCGATCATCAGTTGCTGATCCTGATCGAGATGCTCAAACATCACACCGCATTTGGGACTCTTCTCCTTAGTCATGCTCTTGATTCGGCCGCGAATCAACTGTTTGCCCGCAGTAGCGGTCGAGATATCCATCGAGATTTCCACATCCGCCTCGATACCAAGCTCGGCGGCATCCCCGCCCTTGCTGAACGCCATACGACAGCCACCAGCGGATAAGTCTGTAATCACTACCTCACGGCGCTGATCATTGCAGGCGACGCCCGCATTCAAGAAGCACGGCACCCGCTCGTGCACGCGCAATTGTACGGATTTAACATCGTGTGGCCACTTTACAAACACTACCGAGGGATTCTCCAAAGTCCCCAAAATCGGTGACTTAAAGCCGTAGACATTGCCCTCGACAGCAAAGCGCATGACCACATCGGGCCAATTGTCGCGAATATCCTTAAAAATATCGCTCGGCGCCACCCGCACCATGAGCACCTCGCCCTCACTCACGCCAATAATCCGGCCCATCACGCGCTCTGAATCATTGGAAATCTGAATGGTCGCGCGAATCCCACAAGACACTTTGAAATCCTGATTTCCCTTCTCGGACTCTGATGCACTTTCAAGCATCGCACTACTGTTGCGACGATCATGGGCAGTCATAACCAGAAACCTATTGATAACCGAATTATGTAAGAAAGCATGTCCTAGAATTCTACTTGAATCAGTCCGTGAATGGCAGACCTTCAATCACCCTTCGTCGTGATCGGCCACCGCTGAGGCGGTCTGACCGCCCGCCCTTGTCCATCCTCTCAGCCCCCCTCATCTTATCGAGTCTATGTTTCCCGGCTTGTCCGGCGCTTTCGGCCTCGTGATCG
Above is a genomic segment from Thiorhodovibrio litoralis containing:
- a CDS encoding PilZ domain-containing protein, whose protein sequence is MTAHDRRNSSAMLESASESEKGNQDFKVSCGIRATIQISNDSERVMGRIIGVSEGEVLMVRVAPSDIFKDIRDNWPDVVMRFAVEGNVYGFKSPILGTLENPSVVFVKWPHDVKSVQLRVHERVPCFLNAGVACNDQRREVVITDLSAGGCRMAFSKGGDAAELGIEADVEISMDISTATAGKQLIRGRIKSMTKEKSPKCGVMFEHLDQDQQLMIDQLMDDIRSIW
- a CDS encoding L,D-transpeptidase, yielding MMFRVPKRGLWLPVIAAAYLAPSHPALAEPHSVVHIDDHPQEAAAWSAWRSLQKHYSQAVSGLQPQVVERDWVYTLIGLPGDGDAQGGCQRLREAGHQCFVTQANFTGAPDSSAARPNPEPIASTTDQGDTPPPSRPQSQQQSQPQRQPQSPSQIRPPTGDRPGIQLALYHQRNIAEQGWQSLLARFPDLLTDALPVYRSLHGYIALQAVAGNAAERDALCASLRQRGAECLPATVPLPEGLSAWPDADDPAADEIAPNNAPNPDSTAAANSATAADTPPESPQSGLENAPPEGERPAAQAPPTPPKPPPHFGQGGPTFDYAASPLGPDSILISVSDRKLLYQARDGTVYVWPVAVGRHWSYHVFGETEITQKRSHPTWTPPPEMRKRNPKLPRSMGPGPHNPLGAYALNLGFPYIRIHGTNKPHSVGHAASSGCYRMHADAIKFLFQSVSVGTQVRVTPDPLAAHMQMTAAE
- a CDS encoding HD-GYP domain-containing protein, whose protein sequence is MLKKIRVNQLVMGMHIHELCGSWMEHPFWRSNFLLSDEKDLHTLRTSSIQEVWIDTSKGGDVPSGTKVVNASENKARVEQRIQQAAAKPVKPESTPISDELSRAAKICAHSKEAVTSMFEDARMGKAVDSAQARVLVEEISESVNRNSAALLSLARLKTADDYTYMHSVAVCALMMALGRQLNLNTDQLRQAGMAGLLHDLGKAKMPSEVLNKPGKLTDEEFAIMKRHPAEGHRMLLKVAKSIGAVTLDVCLHHHEKTNGSGYPERLNDSKISLFAKMGAVCDVYDAITSNRPYKEGWDPAESLRKMAEWADGHFDQRIFQAFVKSLGIYPVGSLVRLESGKLAVVLEQSRGSLLKPKVKAFYSTRSRARIAPKVIDLSGAGATESIAGREDPAEWDFSDLNELWSGMQGAPA